From Neobacillus sp. PS2-9, the proteins below share one genomic window:
- a CDS encoding DUF2089 domain-containing protein: MAYPLISECPVCSKQLKITKLQCTHCHTTIENEFELSNFASLSKEQLNFIETFLKCRGNIKEVEKELGVSYPTVRGKLDDIISSLGYSTTKKVEKVDRKKVILMLEKGEITAEEAIGLLNGEES, from the coding sequence ATGGCTTATCCTCTTATTTCAGAGTGCCCTGTTTGTAGTAAGCAATTAAAGATTACAAAGCTACAGTGTACTCATTGTCATACCACAATTGAAAATGAATTTGAACTCTCTAATTTTGCATCTCTTAGCAAGGAACAGCTTAATTTTATTGAAACGTTTCTAAAGTGCCGTGGAAATATTAAAGAAGTGGAAAAAGAACTTGGAGTATCCTATCCCACCGTGCGTGGAAAATTAGATGACATTATCTCTTCTCTTGGATATTCCACCACTAAGAAGGTTGAAAAAGTTGATCGAAAAAAAGTAATTTTAATGCTGGAGAAGGGCGAAATAACAGCCGAAGAAGCTATCGGGCTATTAAATGGGGAGGAATCTTAA